One segment of Lachancea thermotolerans CBS 6340 chromosome E complete sequence DNA contains the following:
- the VPS9 gene encoding guanine nucleotide exchange factor VPS9 (similar to uniprot|P54787 Saccharomyces cerevisiae YML097C) has product MQMEDRQESPKSQSALVTEPADIKKIKSEDFPSQNDDEEPFYDFQAFVKLMKDPRADPIVRYTRSFLNNFVTKRELWTSEEQRKLVNDFKVFVFDKLTLYEPFKSLDAANLLNAKEGMEKLIMGKLYHKCFSPCLKSQLNVLDKGHKLDLDHDAMLADKREEFRFIDPQHLEINDKISSKLETFTQLSAKELGRMNGYKAPRDKMVCALNACRVIFGFLKHLKLERDGADAFIPLLIYAILKSNVESLISNVNYIERFRYPGFLRGESSYYLSSLQGAAGFVANMQVESLHIGNQQDFESKYHANQDALRKERESRQPSDPHKNASIPREPYGPSPSDYILKPLDGATNIVLSKFAELFSPAPASPQGHDAQEDVEGHDDITRLAQEMEEKEHARVLRELHAMFPDMDQELIRDISIAKKYRIGACVDVLLTLSS; this is encoded by the coding sequence ATGCAAATGGAGGACAGGCAAGAGTCACCAAAGTCCCAAAGCGCGTTGGTTACGGAGCCTGCagacatcaagaagatcaaatcTGAAGATTTCCCCAGTCAGaatgacgatgaagagccaTTTTACgattttcaagcttttgtaaAGCTGATGAAGGACCCAAGGGCGGACCCCATTGTGAGGTATACAAGATCGTTCCTTAACAACTTCGTAACAAAAAGAGAACTCTGGACAAGCGAAGAACAGAGAAAACTCGTGAATGACTTCAAGGTATTTGTTTTCGATAAGCTAACCCTCTATGAACCATTCAAGTCATTGGACGCAGCAAATCTACTGAATGCCAAGGAAGGTATGGAAAAGCTTATAATGGGAAAGCTTTACCATAAGTGCTTTTCTCCTTGCCTAAAGTCCCAGTTAAACGTGCTCGACAAGGGCCACAAACTTGACTTAGACCATGACGCAATGCTCGCAGACAAGAGAGAAGAGTTCAGATTTATTGATCCTCAACATCTTGAGATCAACGACAAAATATCCTCCAAGCTTGAGACATTTACACAGCTATCCGCCAAGGAGCTAGGCCGAATGAATGGCTACAAAGCGCCGAGAGATAAAATGGTATGTGCACTGAATGCTTGCCGAGTTatctttggctttttaAAACACTTGAAGTTAGAAAGAGATGGTGCTGACGCTTTCATACCGCTCTTGATATAtgcaattttgaagagcaatGTTGAGTCTCTCATCTCAAATGTTAACTATATCGAGAGGTTCAGATATCCAGGCTTTCTGCGTGGCGAGAGCTCCTACTACCTAAGCAGCCTTCAAGGGGCGGCAGGCTTTGTAGCAAACATGCAGGTGGAGTCGTTGCACATCGGAAACCagcaagattttgaaagcaaGTACCATGCAAACCAGGATGCCTTAAGAAAGGAGCGCGAGAGCAGGCAGCCTAGCGACCCTCACAAAAACGCTAGTATTCCACGCGAACCATACGGGCCGTCTCCGAGCGATTACATTCTCAAACCGCTGGACGGTGCAACGAATATCGTGCTTTCCAAGTTTGCGGAACTCTTCTCACCGGCTCCAGCTTCCCCTCAAGGCCATGATGCTCAAGAGGACGTGGAGGGCCATGATGACATAACGAGGCTTGCGCAAGAAATGGAGGAAAAAGAACACGCAAGAGTATTGCGCGAACTCCACGCTATGTTCCCAGACATGGACCAAGAGCTGATACGAGACATTTCAATCGCTAAAAAGTATCGCATAGGAGCTTGTGTAGACGTGTTATTAACGCTTTCTTCCTAA